The following proteins are co-located in the Sebastes umbrosus isolate fSebUmb1 unplaced genomic scaffold, fSebUmb1.pri scaffold_136_arrow_ctg1, whole genome shotgun sequence genome:
- the LOC119484300 gene encoding far upstream element-binding protein 3-like isoform X2: MMAELVQGQASGSGPGLKADGLADVLQRARQMVGKMGGEAMSHLNSSSGSVEPSLYYPGQKRPGEDGVGNQLAAMGHQRVLTEDYKVPDRMVGFIIGRGGEQITRIQLESGCKIQIAADSGGLMERPCSLTGTPESIEQAKRLLVQIVDRCRNGPGFHGDGEGGASVQEMLIPASKVGLVIGRGGDTIKQLQERAGVKMMMIQDGPMPTGADKPLRISGDPYKVQAARELVLEVIREKDGDFRSGRNDFSARLGGTNLDSVSLQVPVPRFAVGIVIGRNGEMIKKIQNDAGVRIQFKADDGISPERVAMVMGQPDRCQHAVHLINELIQTAQERDGFGSSLRSGRVRGRGDWTMGSPGPLQEVTYTIPADKCGLVIGKGGETIKSINQQSGAHVELQRNPPPSTDPNTRVFTIRGTAQQMDLARQLIDDKIGGSGIMSNGGFGFSPFTQGPATHQNCGSGQTFLTGVWGNTYQTSWQNPGQQDPGQQSQPQSLMTDYSKAWEDYYKKQSQSSQQSSVPDYTAALAEYYRQQQPYLWNAAQIQVTQGADQEAASSPGLHLLQDH; this comes from the exons ATGATGGCGGAGCTGGTGCAGGGACAGGCCTCGGGCAGCGGGCCGGGGCTGAAGGCGGACGGGCTGGCGGATGTTCTCCAGAGAGCCCGGCAG ATGGTGGGTAAGATGGGTGGAGAAGCCATGTCTCACCTCAACAGCTCCTCAGGTAGCGTGGAGCCCTCGCTGTACTACCCCGGCCAGAAACGACCAGGAGAGGACGGAG TAGGTAACCAGCTAGCAGCCATGGGGCACCAGAG AGTACTCACAGAGGATTACAAGGTCCCCGACAGGATGGTCGGCTTCA TTATTGGAAGAGGAGGTGAACAGATCACCAGGATCCAGTTGGAGTCCGGCTGCAAGATCCAGATTGCTGCTG acagcgGCGGTCTGATGGAGCGACCATGTTCCCTGACTGGAACTCCAGAGAGCATCGA gCAGGCGAAGCGTCTGCTGGTCCAGATCGTGGATCGCTGTAGAAACGGTCCGGGTTTCCACGGCGACGGTGAAGGCGGAGCCTCCGTGCAGGAGATGCTGATCCCGGCCAGTAAGGTGGGACTGGTGATTGGCCGAGGTGGAGACACCATCAAACAGCTGCAG GAGCGAGCCGGGGTCAAGATGATGATGATCCAGGACGGTCCGATGCCGACAGGAGCCGACAAACCTCTCCGCATCTCTGGAGACCCGTACAAAGTGCAG GCAGCGAGGGAGTTGGTGTTGGAGGTGATCCGGGAGAAGGACGGAGACTTCAGGTCAGGACGCAACGACTTCAGCGCCCGCCTGGGAGGAACCAACCTGGAC TCCGTCTCTCTGCAGGTCCCAGTCCCCAGGTTCGCCGTCGGCATCGTGATCGGCAGGAACGGAGAAATGATCAAGAAGATCCAGAATGATGCAGGAGTCCGAATCCAGTTTAAAGCAG ATGATGGCATCAGTCCAGAGcgtgttgccatggtgatgggTCAGCCAGACCGCTGTCAGCACGCTGTCCACCTCATCAATGAGCTCATCCAGACCGCTCAG GAGCGTGACGGTTTCGGCTCGTCCCTGCGGAGCGGGAGGGTCAGAGGTCGTGGTGATTGGACTATGGGCTCTCCTGGTCCCCTACAGGAAGTGACCTACACCATCCCTGCTGACAAGTGTGGCCTGGTCATCGGCAAAG GAGGAGAGACCATTAAGAGTATTAACCAGCAGTCTGGAGCTCACGTGGAGCTGCAGAGGAACCCTCCCCCCTCCACCGACCCCAACACCCGGGTCTTCACCATCAGAGGCACCGCCCAGCAGATGGACCTGGCCCGCCAGCTCATAGACGACAAGATCGGG ggTTCAGGTATTATGAGTAACGGAGGTTTTGGCTTCAGTCCCTTCACCCAGGGTCCGGCTACACACCAGAA CTGTGGCAGCGGTCAGACCTTTCTGACTGGCGTTTGGGGGAACACCTACCAGACCAGCTGGCAGAACCCTGGACAACAAGACCCTg gTCAGCAGAGCCAGCCTCAGAGCTTGATGACAGACTACAGTAAGGCCTGGGAGGACTACTACAAGAAACAGA GTCAGTCGTCTCAGCAGAGTTCGGTGCCAGACTACACTGCAGCGTTAGCAGAATactacagacagcagcagcccTACCTGTGGAACGCCGCCCAGATACAGGTAACACAGGGAGCTGACCAGGAAGCTGCCAGCTCACCTGGACTTCACCTGCTGCAG GATCACTAG
- the LOC119484300 gene encoding far upstream element-binding protein 3-like isoform X4: MMAELVQGQASGSGPGLKADGLADVLQRARQMVGKMGGEAMSHLNSSSGSVEPSLYYPGQKRPGEDGGNQLAAMGHQRVLTEDYKVPDRMVGFIIGRGGEQITRIQLESGCKIQIAADSGGLMERPCSLTGTPESIEQAKRLLVQIVDRCRNGPGFHGDGEGGASVQEMLIPASKVGLVIGRGGDTIKQLQERAGVKMMMIQDGPMPTGADKPLRISGDPYKVQAARELVLEVIREKDGDFRSGRNDFSARLGGTNLDSVSLQVPVPRFAVGIVIGRNGEMIKKIQNDAGVRIQFKADDGISPERVAMVMGQPDRCQHAVHLINELIQTAQERDGFGSSLRSGRVRGRGDWTMGSPGPLQEVTYTIPADKCGLVIGKGGETIKSINQQSGAHVELQRNPPPSTDPNTRVFTIRGTAQQMDLARQLIDDKIGGSGIMSNGGFGFSPFTQGPATHQNCGSGQTFLTGVWGNTYQTSWQNPGQQDPGQQSQPQSLMTDYSKAWEDYYKKQSQSSQQSSVPDYTAALAEYYRQQQPYLWNAAQIQVTQGADQEAASSPGLHLLQDH, translated from the exons ATGATGGCGGAGCTGGTGCAGGGACAGGCCTCGGGCAGCGGGCCGGGGCTGAAGGCGGACGGGCTGGCGGATGTTCTCCAGAGAGCCCGGCAG ATGGTGGGTAAGATGGGTGGAGAAGCCATGTCTCACCTCAACAGCTCCTCAGGTAGCGTGGAGCCCTCGCTGTACTACCCCGGCCAGAAACGACCAGGAGAGGACGGAG GTAACCAGCTAGCAGCCATGGGGCACCAGAG AGTACTCACAGAGGATTACAAGGTCCCCGACAGGATGGTCGGCTTCA TTATTGGAAGAGGAGGTGAACAGATCACCAGGATCCAGTTGGAGTCCGGCTGCAAGATCCAGATTGCTGCTG acagcgGCGGTCTGATGGAGCGACCATGTTCCCTGACTGGAACTCCAGAGAGCATCGA gCAGGCGAAGCGTCTGCTGGTCCAGATCGTGGATCGCTGTAGAAACGGTCCGGGTTTCCACGGCGACGGTGAAGGCGGAGCCTCCGTGCAGGAGATGCTGATCCCGGCCAGTAAGGTGGGACTGGTGATTGGCCGAGGTGGAGACACCATCAAACAGCTGCAG GAGCGAGCCGGGGTCAAGATGATGATGATCCAGGACGGTCCGATGCCGACAGGAGCCGACAAACCTCTCCGCATCTCTGGAGACCCGTACAAAGTGCAG GCAGCGAGGGAGTTGGTGTTGGAGGTGATCCGGGAGAAGGACGGAGACTTCAGGTCAGGACGCAACGACTTCAGCGCCCGCCTGGGAGGAACCAACCTGGAC TCCGTCTCTCTGCAGGTCCCAGTCCCCAGGTTCGCCGTCGGCATCGTGATCGGCAGGAACGGAGAAATGATCAAGAAGATCCAGAATGATGCAGGAGTCCGAATCCAGTTTAAAGCAG ATGATGGCATCAGTCCAGAGcgtgttgccatggtgatgggTCAGCCAGACCGCTGTCAGCACGCTGTCCACCTCATCAATGAGCTCATCCAGACCGCTCAG GAGCGTGACGGTTTCGGCTCGTCCCTGCGGAGCGGGAGGGTCAGAGGTCGTGGTGATTGGACTATGGGCTCTCCTGGTCCCCTACAGGAAGTGACCTACACCATCCCTGCTGACAAGTGTGGCCTGGTCATCGGCAAAG GAGGAGAGACCATTAAGAGTATTAACCAGCAGTCTGGAGCTCACGTGGAGCTGCAGAGGAACCCTCCCCCCTCCACCGACCCCAACACCCGGGTCTTCACCATCAGAGGCACCGCCCAGCAGATGGACCTGGCCCGCCAGCTCATAGACGACAAGATCGGG ggTTCAGGTATTATGAGTAACGGAGGTTTTGGCTTCAGTCCCTTCACCCAGGGTCCGGCTACACACCAGAA CTGTGGCAGCGGTCAGACCTTTCTGACTGGCGTTTGGGGGAACACCTACCAGACCAGCTGGCAGAACCCTGGACAACAAGACCCTg gTCAGCAGAGCCAGCCTCAGAGCTTGATGACAGACTACAGTAAGGCCTGGGAGGACTACTACAAGAAACAGA GTCAGTCGTCTCAGCAGAGTTCGGTGCCAGACTACACTGCAGCGTTAGCAGAATactacagacagcagcagcccTACCTGTGGAACGCCGCCCAGATACAGGTAACACAGGGAGCTGACCAGGAAGCTGCCAGCTCACCTGGACTTCACCTGCTGCAG GATCACTAG
- the LOC119484300 gene encoding far upstream element-binding protein 3-like isoform X3, translating to MMAELVQGQASGSGPGLKADGLADVLQRARQMVGKMGGEAMSHLNSSSGSVEPSLYYPGQKRPGEDGGNQLAAMGHQSRVLTEDYKVPDRMVGFIIGRGGEQITRIQLESGCKIQIAADSGGLMERPCSLTGTPESIEQAKRLLVQIVDRCRNGPGFHGDGEGGASVQEMLIPASKVGLVIGRGGDTIKQLQERAGVKMMMIQDGPMPTGADKPLRISGDPYKVQAARELVLEVIREKDGDFRSGRNDFSARLGGTNLDSVSLQVPVPRFAVGIVIGRNGEMIKKIQNDAGVRIQFKADDGISPERVAMVMGQPDRCQHAVHLINELIQTAQERDGFGSSLRSGRVRGRGDWTMGSPGPLQEVTYTIPADKCGLVIGKGGETIKSINQQSGAHVELQRNPPPSTDPNTRVFTIRGTAQQMDLARQLIDDKIGGSGIMSNGGFGFSPFTQGPATHQNCGSGQTFLTGVWGNTYQTSWQNPGQQDPGQQSQPQSLMTDYSKAWEDYYKKQSQSSQQSSVPDYTAALAEYYRQQQPYLWNAAQIQVTQGADQEAASSPGLHLLQDH from the exons ATGATGGCGGAGCTGGTGCAGGGACAGGCCTCGGGCAGCGGGCCGGGGCTGAAGGCGGACGGGCTGGCGGATGTTCTCCAGAGAGCCCGGCAG ATGGTGGGTAAGATGGGTGGAGAAGCCATGTCTCACCTCAACAGCTCCTCAGGTAGCGTGGAGCCCTCGCTGTACTACCCCGGCCAGAAACGACCAGGAGAGGACGGAG GTAACCAGCTAGCAGCCATGGGGCACCAGAG cagAGTACTCACAGAGGATTACAAGGTCCCCGACAGGATGGTCGGCTTCA TTATTGGAAGAGGAGGTGAACAGATCACCAGGATCCAGTTGGAGTCCGGCTGCAAGATCCAGATTGCTGCTG acagcgGCGGTCTGATGGAGCGACCATGTTCCCTGACTGGAACTCCAGAGAGCATCGA gCAGGCGAAGCGTCTGCTGGTCCAGATCGTGGATCGCTGTAGAAACGGTCCGGGTTTCCACGGCGACGGTGAAGGCGGAGCCTCCGTGCAGGAGATGCTGATCCCGGCCAGTAAGGTGGGACTGGTGATTGGCCGAGGTGGAGACACCATCAAACAGCTGCAG GAGCGAGCCGGGGTCAAGATGATGATGATCCAGGACGGTCCGATGCCGACAGGAGCCGACAAACCTCTCCGCATCTCTGGAGACCCGTACAAAGTGCAG GCAGCGAGGGAGTTGGTGTTGGAGGTGATCCGGGAGAAGGACGGAGACTTCAGGTCAGGACGCAACGACTTCAGCGCCCGCCTGGGAGGAACCAACCTGGAC TCCGTCTCTCTGCAGGTCCCAGTCCCCAGGTTCGCCGTCGGCATCGTGATCGGCAGGAACGGAGAAATGATCAAGAAGATCCAGAATGATGCAGGAGTCCGAATCCAGTTTAAAGCAG ATGATGGCATCAGTCCAGAGcgtgttgccatggtgatgggTCAGCCAGACCGCTGTCAGCACGCTGTCCACCTCATCAATGAGCTCATCCAGACCGCTCAG GAGCGTGACGGTTTCGGCTCGTCCCTGCGGAGCGGGAGGGTCAGAGGTCGTGGTGATTGGACTATGGGCTCTCCTGGTCCCCTACAGGAAGTGACCTACACCATCCCTGCTGACAAGTGTGGCCTGGTCATCGGCAAAG GAGGAGAGACCATTAAGAGTATTAACCAGCAGTCTGGAGCTCACGTGGAGCTGCAGAGGAACCCTCCCCCCTCCACCGACCCCAACACCCGGGTCTTCACCATCAGAGGCACCGCCCAGCAGATGGACCTGGCCCGCCAGCTCATAGACGACAAGATCGGG ggTTCAGGTATTATGAGTAACGGAGGTTTTGGCTTCAGTCCCTTCACCCAGGGTCCGGCTACACACCAGAA CTGTGGCAGCGGTCAGACCTTTCTGACTGGCGTTTGGGGGAACACCTACCAGACCAGCTGGCAGAACCCTGGACAACAAGACCCTg gTCAGCAGAGCCAGCCTCAGAGCTTGATGACAGACTACAGTAAGGCCTGGGAGGACTACTACAAGAAACAGA GTCAGTCGTCTCAGCAGAGTTCGGTGCCAGACTACACTGCAGCGTTAGCAGAATactacagacagcagcagcccTACCTGTGGAACGCCGCCCAGATACAGGTAACACAGGGAGCTGACCAGGAAGCTGCCAGCTCACCTGGACTTCACCTGCTGCAG GATCACTAG
- the LOC119484300 gene encoding far upstream element-binding protein 3-like isoform X8, which yields MMAELVQGQASGSGPGLKADGLADVLQRARQMVGKMGGEAMSHLNSSSGSVEPSLYYPGQKRPGEDGVGNQLAAMGHQSRVLTEDYKVPDRMVGFIIGRGGEQITRIQLESGCKIQIAADSGGLMERPCSLTGTPESIEQAKRLLVQIVDRCRNGPGFHGDGEGGASVQEMLIPASKVGLVIGRGGDTIKQLQERAGVKMMMIQDGPMPTGADKPLRISGDPYKVQAARELVLEVIREKDGDFRSGRNDFSARLGGTNLDVPVPRFAVGIVIGRNGEMIKKIQNDAGVRIQFKADDGISPERVAMVMGQPDRCQHAVHLINELIQTAQERDGFGSSLRSGRVRGRGDWTMGSPGPLQEVTYTIPADKCGLVIGKGGETIKSINQQSGAHVELQRNPPPSTDPNTRVFTIRGTAQQMDLARQLIDDKIGGSGIMSNGGFGFSPFTQGPATHQNCGSGQTFLTGVWGNTYQTSWQNPGQQDPGQSSQQSSVPDYTAALAEYYRQQQPYLWNAAQIQVTQGADQEAASSPGLHLLQDH from the exons ATGATGGCGGAGCTGGTGCAGGGACAGGCCTCGGGCAGCGGGCCGGGGCTGAAGGCGGACGGGCTGGCGGATGTTCTCCAGAGAGCCCGGCAG ATGGTGGGTAAGATGGGTGGAGAAGCCATGTCTCACCTCAACAGCTCCTCAGGTAGCGTGGAGCCCTCGCTGTACTACCCCGGCCAGAAACGACCAGGAGAGGACGGAG TAGGTAACCAGCTAGCAGCCATGGGGCACCAGAG cagAGTACTCACAGAGGATTACAAGGTCCCCGACAGGATGGTCGGCTTCA TTATTGGAAGAGGAGGTGAACAGATCACCAGGATCCAGTTGGAGTCCGGCTGCAAGATCCAGATTGCTGCTG acagcgGCGGTCTGATGGAGCGACCATGTTCCCTGACTGGAACTCCAGAGAGCATCGA gCAGGCGAAGCGTCTGCTGGTCCAGATCGTGGATCGCTGTAGAAACGGTCCGGGTTTCCACGGCGACGGTGAAGGCGGAGCCTCCGTGCAGGAGATGCTGATCCCGGCCAGTAAGGTGGGACTGGTGATTGGCCGAGGTGGAGACACCATCAAACAGCTGCAG GAGCGAGCCGGGGTCAAGATGATGATGATCCAGGACGGTCCGATGCCGACAGGAGCCGACAAACCTCTCCGCATCTCTGGAGACCCGTACAAAGTGCAG GCAGCGAGGGAGTTGGTGTTGGAGGTGATCCGGGAGAAGGACGGAGACTTCAGGTCAGGACGCAACGACTTCAGCGCCCGCCTGGGAGGAACCAACCTGGAC GTCCCAGTCCCCAGGTTCGCCGTCGGCATCGTGATCGGCAGGAACGGAGAAATGATCAAGAAGATCCAGAATGATGCAGGAGTCCGAATCCAGTTTAAAGCAG ATGATGGCATCAGTCCAGAGcgtgttgccatggtgatgggTCAGCCAGACCGCTGTCAGCACGCTGTCCACCTCATCAATGAGCTCATCCAGACCGCTCAG GAGCGTGACGGTTTCGGCTCGTCCCTGCGGAGCGGGAGGGTCAGAGGTCGTGGTGATTGGACTATGGGCTCTCCTGGTCCCCTACAGGAAGTGACCTACACCATCCCTGCTGACAAGTGTGGCCTGGTCATCGGCAAAG GAGGAGAGACCATTAAGAGTATTAACCAGCAGTCTGGAGCTCACGTGGAGCTGCAGAGGAACCCTCCCCCCTCCACCGACCCCAACACCCGGGTCTTCACCATCAGAGGCACCGCCCAGCAGATGGACCTGGCCCGCCAGCTCATAGACGACAAGATCGGG ggTTCAGGTATTATGAGTAACGGAGGTTTTGGCTTCAGTCCCTTCACCCAGGGTCCGGCTACACACCAGAA CTGTGGCAGCGGTCAGACCTTTCTGACTGGCGTTTGGGGGAACACCTACCAGACCAGCTGGCAGAACCCTGGACAACAAGACCCTg GTCAGTCGTCTCAGCAGAGTTCGGTGCCAGACTACACTGCAGCGTTAGCAGAATactacagacagcagcagcccTACCTGTGGAACGCCGCCCAGATACAGGTAACACAGGGAGCTGACCAGGAAGCTGCCAGCTCACCTGGACTTCACCTGCTGCAG GATCACTAG
- the LOC119484300 gene encoding far upstream element-binding protein 3-like isoform X5 — protein sequence MMAELVQGQASGSGPGLKADGLADVLQRARQMVGKMGGEAMSHLNSSSGSVEPSLYYPGQKRPGEDGVGNQLAAMGHQSRVLTEDYKVPDRMVGFIIGRGGEQITRIQLESGCKIQIAADSGGLMERPCSLTGTPESIEQAKRLLVQIVDRCRNGPGFHGDGEGGASVQEMLIPASKVGLVIGRGGDTIKQLQERAGVKMMMIQDGPMPTGADKPLRISGDPYKVQAARELVLEVIREKDGDFRSGRNDFSARLGGTNLDVPVPRFAVGIVIGRNGEMIKKIQNDAGVRIQFKADDGISPERVAMVMGQPDRCQHAVHLINELIQTAQERDGFGSSLRSGRVRGRGDWTMGSPGPLQEVTYTIPADKCGLVIGKGGETIKSINQQSGAHVELQRNPPPSTDPNTRVFTIRGTAQQMDLARQLIDDKIGGSGIMSNGGFGFSPFTQGPATHQNCGSGQTFLTGVWGNTYQTSWQNPGQQDPGQQSQPQSLMTDYSKAWEDYYKKQSQSSQQSSVPDYTAALAEYYRQQQPYLWNAAQIQVTQGADQEAASSPGLHLLQDH from the exons ATGATGGCGGAGCTGGTGCAGGGACAGGCCTCGGGCAGCGGGCCGGGGCTGAAGGCGGACGGGCTGGCGGATGTTCTCCAGAGAGCCCGGCAG ATGGTGGGTAAGATGGGTGGAGAAGCCATGTCTCACCTCAACAGCTCCTCAGGTAGCGTGGAGCCCTCGCTGTACTACCCCGGCCAGAAACGACCAGGAGAGGACGGAG TAGGTAACCAGCTAGCAGCCATGGGGCACCAGAG cagAGTACTCACAGAGGATTACAAGGTCCCCGACAGGATGGTCGGCTTCA TTATTGGAAGAGGAGGTGAACAGATCACCAGGATCCAGTTGGAGTCCGGCTGCAAGATCCAGATTGCTGCTG acagcgGCGGTCTGATGGAGCGACCATGTTCCCTGACTGGAACTCCAGAGAGCATCGA gCAGGCGAAGCGTCTGCTGGTCCAGATCGTGGATCGCTGTAGAAACGGTCCGGGTTTCCACGGCGACGGTGAAGGCGGAGCCTCCGTGCAGGAGATGCTGATCCCGGCCAGTAAGGTGGGACTGGTGATTGGCCGAGGTGGAGACACCATCAAACAGCTGCAG GAGCGAGCCGGGGTCAAGATGATGATGATCCAGGACGGTCCGATGCCGACAGGAGCCGACAAACCTCTCCGCATCTCTGGAGACCCGTACAAAGTGCAG GCAGCGAGGGAGTTGGTGTTGGAGGTGATCCGGGAGAAGGACGGAGACTTCAGGTCAGGACGCAACGACTTCAGCGCCCGCCTGGGAGGAACCAACCTGGAC GTCCCAGTCCCCAGGTTCGCCGTCGGCATCGTGATCGGCAGGAACGGAGAAATGATCAAGAAGATCCAGAATGATGCAGGAGTCCGAATCCAGTTTAAAGCAG ATGATGGCATCAGTCCAGAGcgtgttgccatggtgatgggTCAGCCAGACCGCTGTCAGCACGCTGTCCACCTCATCAATGAGCTCATCCAGACCGCTCAG GAGCGTGACGGTTTCGGCTCGTCCCTGCGGAGCGGGAGGGTCAGAGGTCGTGGTGATTGGACTATGGGCTCTCCTGGTCCCCTACAGGAAGTGACCTACACCATCCCTGCTGACAAGTGTGGCCTGGTCATCGGCAAAG GAGGAGAGACCATTAAGAGTATTAACCAGCAGTCTGGAGCTCACGTGGAGCTGCAGAGGAACCCTCCCCCCTCCACCGACCCCAACACCCGGGTCTTCACCATCAGAGGCACCGCCCAGCAGATGGACCTGGCCCGCCAGCTCATAGACGACAAGATCGGG ggTTCAGGTATTATGAGTAACGGAGGTTTTGGCTTCAGTCCCTTCACCCAGGGTCCGGCTACACACCAGAA CTGTGGCAGCGGTCAGACCTTTCTGACTGGCGTTTGGGGGAACACCTACCAGACCAGCTGGCAGAACCCTGGACAACAAGACCCTg gTCAGCAGAGCCAGCCTCAGAGCTTGATGACAGACTACAGTAAGGCCTGGGAGGACTACTACAAGAAACAGA GTCAGTCGTCTCAGCAGAGTTCGGTGCCAGACTACACTGCAGCGTTAGCAGAATactacagacagcagcagcccTACCTGTGGAACGCCGCCCAGATACAGGTAACACAGGGAGCTGACCAGGAAGCTGCCAGCTCACCTGGACTTCACCTGCTGCAG GATCACTAG
- the LOC119484300 gene encoding far upstream element-binding protein 3-like isoform X10: MVGKMGGEAMSHLNSSSGSVEPSLYYPGQKRPGEDGGNQLAAMGHQSRVLTEDYKVPDRMVGFIIGRGGEQITRIQLESGCKIQIAADSGGLMERPCSLTGTPESIEQAKRLLVQIVDRCRNGPGFHGDGEGGASVQEMLIPASKVGLVIGRGGDTIKQLQERAGVKMMMIQDGPMPTGADKPLRISGDPYKVQAARELVLEVIREKDGDFRSGRNDFSARLGGTNLDSVSLQVPVPRFAVGIVIGRNGEMIKKIQNDAGVRIQFKADDGISPERVAMVMGQPDRCQHAVHLINELIQTAQERDGFGSSLRSGRVRGRGDWTMGSPGPLQEVTYTIPADKCGLVIGKGGETIKSINQQSGAHVELQRNPPPSTDPNTRVFTIRGTAQQMDLARQLIDDKIGGSGIMSNGGFGFSPFTQGPATHQNCGSGQTFLTGVWGNTYQTSWQNPGQQDPGQQSQPQSLMTDYSKAWEDYYKKQSQSSQQSSVPDYTAALAEYYRQQQPYLWNAAQIQVTQGADQEAASSPGLHLLQDH, translated from the exons ATGGTGGGTAAGATGGGTGGAGAAGCCATGTCTCACCTCAACAGCTCCTCAGGTAGCGTGGAGCCCTCGCTGTACTACCCCGGCCAGAAACGACCAGGAGAGGACGGAG GTAACCAGCTAGCAGCCATGGGGCACCAGAG cagAGTACTCACAGAGGATTACAAGGTCCCCGACAGGATGGTCGGCTTCA TTATTGGAAGAGGAGGTGAACAGATCACCAGGATCCAGTTGGAGTCCGGCTGCAAGATCCAGATTGCTGCTG acagcgGCGGTCTGATGGAGCGACCATGTTCCCTGACTGGAACTCCAGAGAGCATCGA gCAGGCGAAGCGTCTGCTGGTCCAGATCGTGGATCGCTGTAGAAACGGTCCGGGTTTCCACGGCGACGGTGAAGGCGGAGCCTCCGTGCAGGAGATGCTGATCCCGGCCAGTAAGGTGGGACTGGTGATTGGCCGAGGTGGAGACACCATCAAACAGCTGCAG GAGCGAGCCGGGGTCAAGATGATGATGATCCAGGACGGTCCGATGCCGACAGGAGCCGACAAACCTCTCCGCATCTCTGGAGACCCGTACAAAGTGCAG GCAGCGAGGGAGTTGGTGTTGGAGGTGATCCGGGAGAAGGACGGAGACTTCAGGTCAGGACGCAACGACTTCAGCGCCCGCCTGGGAGGAACCAACCTGGAC TCCGTCTCTCTGCAGGTCCCAGTCCCCAGGTTCGCCGTCGGCATCGTGATCGGCAGGAACGGAGAAATGATCAAGAAGATCCAGAATGATGCAGGAGTCCGAATCCAGTTTAAAGCAG ATGATGGCATCAGTCCAGAGcgtgttgccatggtgatgggTCAGCCAGACCGCTGTCAGCACGCTGTCCACCTCATCAATGAGCTCATCCAGACCGCTCAG GAGCGTGACGGTTTCGGCTCGTCCCTGCGGAGCGGGAGGGTCAGAGGTCGTGGTGATTGGACTATGGGCTCTCCTGGTCCCCTACAGGAAGTGACCTACACCATCCCTGCTGACAAGTGTGGCCTGGTCATCGGCAAAG GAGGAGAGACCATTAAGAGTATTAACCAGCAGTCTGGAGCTCACGTGGAGCTGCAGAGGAACCCTCCCCCCTCCACCGACCCCAACACCCGGGTCTTCACCATCAGAGGCACCGCCCAGCAGATGGACCTGGCCCGCCAGCTCATAGACGACAAGATCGGG ggTTCAGGTATTATGAGTAACGGAGGTTTTGGCTTCAGTCCCTTCACCCAGGGTCCGGCTACACACCAGAA CTGTGGCAGCGGTCAGACCTTTCTGACTGGCGTTTGGGGGAACACCTACCAGACCAGCTGGCAGAACCCTGGACAACAAGACCCTg gTCAGCAGAGCCAGCCTCAGAGCTTGATGACAGACTACAGTAAGGCCTGGGAGGACTACTACAAGAAACAGA GTCAGTCGTCTCAGCAGAGTTCGGTGCCAGACTACACTGCAGCGTTAGCAGAATactacagacagcagcagcccTACCTGTGGAACGCCGCCCAGATACAGGTAACACAGGGAGCTGACCAGGAAGCTGCCAGCTCACCTGGACTTCACCTGCTGCAG GATCACTAG